One Fervidobacterium thailandense DNA window includes the following coding sequences:
- a CDS encoding tetratricopeptide repeat protein, giving the protein MKKTEGFHRILLSWITVSTILFSGLVFGNFVERFNNARSLQNVREMERLISDLEREVSNGNGSGFVRTLLAESYLEYGSWAEQKNKKLFFEKALIQARDVIKNDSKNGRAYYVAAVAVSRLIEYAFVFEKLALLNQFDEYMPKAIELLDDRLYKGLAYMGMALRYTNPPWPFNDYRKAEQLFKEAEKFIPDYSGLYLNFGAFYLKIGNRQKAQELLEKVLSMQPHPLFKKAHEDNVARAREYLKEIKQKGG; this is encoded by the coding sequence ATGAAGAAAACTGAGGGATTTCACCGGATTTTACTTTCCTGGATAACAGTGTCAACGATTTTATTCTCAGGTCTGGTTTTCGGAAATTTCGTCGAGCGTTTTAACAATGCTCGTTCGCTTCAGAATGTTAGAGAGATGGAAAGGTTGATATCGGACTTAGAGAGAGAAGTCTCGAATGGAAACGGTTCGGGTTTTGTTCGCACCCTGCTTGCTGAGTCTTACCTTGAGTACGGCTCTTGGGCTGAGCAGAAGAACAAAAAGTTGTTCTTTGAAAAAGCCCTAATACAAGCAAGAGACGTGATTAAAAACGACTCGAAAAACGGTCGAGCTTATTACGTAGCGGCGGTGGCAGTTTCAAGGTTAATTGAGTATGCCTTTGTTTTTGAAAAATTGGCTTTACTCAACCAGTTTGATGAGTACATGCCAAAGGCGATCGAACTGCTTGACGACAGATTGTATAAAGGCCTTGCCTATATGGGGATGGCTCTAAGATATACGAATCCCCCATGGCCGTTTAACGATTATAGGAAGGCGGAACAACTCTTTAAGGAAGCGGAAAAGTTTATACCTGACTATTCTGGGTTGTACTTAAATTTCGGTGCTTTTTACTTAAAAATCGGCAACAGACAGAAAGCTCAAGAATTGTTGGAAAAAGTGTTATCGATGCAACCACACCCGCTTTTTAAGAAGGCTCACGAAGACAACGTTGCGCGTGCCAGGGAGTACCTAAAGGAAATTAAGCAAAAAGGAGGATAA
- a CDS encoding glycerol-3-phosphate acyltransferase: MLSDSPTVWLLAIVSQFLSGSVMYAPLLAKIAKVDLGKIRDGNPGSSNLWRAAGWRYGVVALALDYFKGTFPLFLFVVTGLLKNPYIISVAALVGIAGHAFSPFLKFRGGKAVATTFGAWSVLTKWEAPTLIGAIFTVFSVYNKFIGKSKTTPEEDALRVLYGFLALFLYVVFKLWEGRYELLILYIGNFAIILYKHRKEYLSLCRKICRGILRRNEV, encoded by the coding sequence GTGTTAAGTGATTCTCCGACTGTTTGGCTTCTTGCGATAGTTTCACAATTTCTCTCGGGTTCGGTAATGTATGCACCACTTTTAGCGAAAATTGCCAAAGTCGACTTAGGTAAGATTCGAGATGGGAATCCAGGTTCCTCAAACCTTTGGCGTGCCGCAGGCTGGAGGTACGGTGTAGTCGCTCTTGCGTTGGATTATTTCAAAGGTACTTTCCCTCTCTTTCTCTTTGTTGTGACGGGATTACTTAAGAATCCATACATTATTTCAGTTGCGGCACTTGTCGGAATCGCAGGTCACGCATTTAGCCCGTTTTTGAAGTTTAGAGGTGGGAAGGCAGTTGCAACAACCTTTGGGGCGTGGTCTGTTCTGACGAAATGGGAAGCACCAACGTTGATTGGTGCTATTTTCACCGTGTTCTCAGTGTACAATAAGTTCATCGGCAAGAGTAAAACAACACCTGAAGAAGATGCACTGAGGGTTCTTTACGGATTCCTGGCACTTTTTCTTTACGTGGTTTTCAAACTCTGGGAAGGAAGGTACGAACTTTTGATTCTTTACATCGGCAATTTTGCAATAATTCTTTATAAACACCGGAAAGAATATTTGTCTCTTTGCCGAAAGATTTGTCGAGGTATTTTAAGGAGGAACGAGGTATGA
- a CDS encoding cryptochrome/photolyase family protein, producing the protein MVTTIVLLRWDLRLSDNPALFEASKKGAVIPVFLYTKDLFPRSIGGAKKWWLHRALESFSGELKRRYNVDLVIRIGESTLEELEKLVFETKVSGIFFNKNYDPLTKNLEERIIEHFTKKGLDVRSFKSFLLHEPEELRTDEGRPYIVFTPFWKKFQVECVVPKPLGIPERIVKSNVNVSSRNLEELKLLPTIKWYDEMEKCWNVSETGAFERLKYFLDNAVDSYKDLRDRPDLDNTSMLSPYLAAGMISPRQIWHAVIERYDGKLTEGAYAFLRELGWREFSYHILYHNPSLVDANLRKEFDKFPWCWDRDEGFWKWTKGLTGIPIIDAGMRQLWRIGWMHNRVRMIVASWLTKNMLKHWKLGEEWFWDTLVDADIANNVQGWQWTAGCGADAAPYFRIFNPVSQGRKFDPNGEYVKKWVPELRSLPPEYVHAPWEAPEMVLRSVGFELGKDYPLPMLPLEESRKRALDAFQQLGKSRERLL; encoded by the coding sequence ATGGTGACTACTATCGTACTTCTTCGATGGGATTTGAGACTTTCCGACAATCCCGCGCTTTTTGAAGCATCGAAGAAAGGAGCGGTTATACCGGTTTTTCTGTACACAAAGGACCTTTTCCCTCGGTCGATCGGCGGTGCAAAGAAATGGTGGCTTCACCGAGCACTTGAGAGTTTTTCAGGAGAGCTCAAGAGAAGGTACAATGTAGACCTGGTCATTCGAATTGGTGAAAGCACTTTGGAGGAATTGGAAAAGCTCGTTTTCGAAACAAAAGTAAGTGGGATATTTTTTAACAAGAATTATGATCCTCTCACAAAGAATCTTGAGGAAAGGATCATCGAACACTTCACGAAAAAGGGTTTGGATGTACGCAGCTTCAAATCATTTCTTCTGCACGAGCCAGAGGAGTTAAGGACGGACGAGGGAAGACCTTATATCGTCTTCACCCCATTCTGGAAGAAATTCCAGGTTGAGTGCGTTGTTCCCAAGCCGCTGGGAATCCCCGAAAGAATTGTGAAGTCAAATGTTAATGTCTCCTCGAGAAACTTGGAAGAACTTAAGCTTCTGCCAACAATTAAGTGGTACGATGAAATGGAGAAGTGTTGGAATGTTTCGGAAACGGGGGCTTTTGAGAGATTAAAATACTTTCTTGATAATGCTGTTGATAGTTATAAGGATCTTCGAGATCGACCGGACCTGGACAATACGTCGATGCTTTCCCCGTACCTTGCAGCGGGGATGATTTCACCGAGGCAAATTTGGCATGCGGTAATTGAAAGGTACGATGGAAAGCTAACTGAAGGAGCTTATGCATTCCTCAGAGAGCTTGGATGGAGGGAGTTTTCGTATCATATTCTGTACCACAATCCAAGTCTTGTTGATGCGAACCTTCGTAAGGAATTTGATAAGTTTCCTTGGTGCTGGGACAGGGACGAAGGATTTTGGAAGTGGACTAAGGGTTTAACTGGAATTCCCATTATCGATGCTGGAATGCGGCAACTCTGGAGAATAGGTTGGATGCACAACAGGGTTCGGATGATAGTGGCTTCCTGGCTGACGAAGAACATGCTTAAGCACTGGAAACTTGGTGAAGAATGGTTCTGGGATACTCTTGTGGATGCCGATATTGCCAACAACGTTCAGGGATGGCAGTGGACAGCTGGATGTGGAGCGGACGCAGCCCCGTATTTTAGGATATTCAATCCTGTCTCTCAGGGTAGGAAATTTGACCCAAACGGTGAGTACGTAAAGAAATGGGTTCCAGAGTTGCGAAGTCTGCCTCCCGAGTACGTTCACGCACCGTGGGAAGCTCCGGAAATGGTGCTTCGAAGCGTTGGTTTCGAGCTTGGTAAGGATTATCCGTTACCGATGTTGCCCTTAGAGGAATCTCGAAAGAGAGCGTTGGATGCGTTTCAGCAACTTGGTAAGAGCAGAGAACGACTATTGTGA
- a CDS encoding glycosyltransferase — protein MRLFIFIFTIIVSALYRMSIKGRILKQNNSAEDTNATSFSEKVSVIIPARNEERNIAKILSSLVVQSVQLHEIIVVNDNSTDNTAEIVKDYSLRFKNVKLINLKDEPPSGWVGKSWAIWNGVQGSTGDVLIFFDADVEPGIDAVQVLLTLRSLNGGLISVWPYQRFEKVYEHLGMVSNFMAIYASNNFEFLKMKPSGAFGPVIVTSRQDYERTGGHEAIKDSVLEDIKLGRLYLKHGIPVKNYLGGDIIKFRMYPEGLKQLFEGFTKNMSAGAITGGLFTFLIAFLWMAGMYSSVVYLFNVEGLWKYFVLAVIVYILSKPTGDYRWYDAIFYPIHFFFFLIVFLASLYKTLFIRRVKWRGREVSVK, from the coding sequence GTGAGATTATTTATTTTCATTTTCACAATCATTGTCAGCGCCTTGTACCGCATGAGTATCAAGGGACGTATTTTGAAACAGAACAACTCCGCAGAAGACACGAATGCAACTTCTTTTTCCGAAAAAGTTTCAGTTATTATTCCAGCGCGAAACGAGGAGCGGAATATTGCAAAGATATTGAGTAGTCTGGTTGTTCAAAGCGTACAGTTACACGAGATTATCGTTGTGAATGACAATTCAACGGACAATACTGCAGAGATCGTAAAGGACTATTCTCTACGTTTCAAGAATGTGAAACTAATTAATCTCAAAGATGAGCCACCAAGCGGGTGGGTGGGTAAATCCTGGGCCATATGGAATGGTGTACAGGGTTCAACAGGTGACGTTTTAATCTTTTTTGATGCGGACGTTGAACCTGGAATAGATGCTGTACAGGTCCTCCTAACCCTCCGTTCTCTAAACGGTGGACTTATATCTGTCTGGCCGTACCAGCGTTTCGAGAAAGTCTACGAGCATCTTGGAATGGTTTCGAACTTCATGGCTATCTATGCAAGTAACAACTTCGAGTTTCTCAAAATGAAACCATCCGGAGCATTTGGCCCGGTCATTGTAACTTCGAGGCAGGACTACGAAAGAACAGGTGGTCACGAGGCGATTAAGGATAGCGTACTTGAAGATATAAAACTTGGACGACTCTACCTAAAGCACGGAATTCCTGTGAAAAATTACCTCGGGGGAGACATAATAAAGTTTAGAATGTATCCCGAAGGGTTGAAGCAGCTCTTTGAAGGATTTACAAAAAACATGTCTGCTGGAGCCATAACCGGCGGTTTGTTTACCTTTCTAATCGCTTTTCTGTGGATGGCTGGTATGTATTCCTCCGTTGTTTACTTGTTCAACGTCGAGGGACTTTGGAAGTATTTCGTGCTTGCAGTTATTGTCTACATTCTTTCCAAGCCGACAGGAGATTATCGATGGTATGATGCCATTTTTTATCCGATACATTTTTTCTTCTTTTTGATAGTGTTCTTGGCCTCCCTTTACAAGACGCTGTTCATTCGAAGAGTGAAATGGAGAGGGCGTGAGGTAAGTGTTAAGTGA
- a CDS encoding methyltransferase family protein yields MELARYLFWGVVFFWWALDFYVLVLRKNGYHKILEKRSKYIIIGLILTGVFLAVAPESFRSTWRSREFGVMQLIGTAVLTIGVILRFMAILTLGKHFTPDIGIVEQEKKLVTKGLYSKIRHPSYTGEIIAFLGLAIAFQHFPSSFFIFAFPTIAFIYRAIVEEKKLLEEFGEIYLEYRKRTRMFI; encoded by the coding sequence ATGGAACTTGCAAGGTACTTATTTTGGGGAGTTGTCTTCTTTTGGTGGGCCCTTGATTTTTACGTACTCGTCCTGAGAAAGAATGGATATCACAAGATTCTTGAGAAGAGGAGCAAATACATCATTATTGGGCTCATTCTGACAGGTGTGTTCCTTGCCGTTGCTCCTGAGAGTTTCAGAAGCACTTGGCGAAGCCGTGAATTCGGTGTAATGCAACTAATTGGAACTGCGGTGCTTACAATTGGTGTTATCCTGCGCTTTATGGCAATTCTCACTCTTGGAAAGCACTTCACACCGGATATCGGTATTGTGGAACAGGAGAAAAAGCTCGTGACCAAAGGACTTTATAGCAAAATTCGACATCCCAGTTACACGGGTGAAATAATTGCCTTCCTTGGTTTAGCGATCGCGTTCCAACATTTTCCCTCGTCCTTCTTTATTTTCGCATTCCCCACAATTGCCTTTATATACCGAGCCATTGTGGAAGAGAAGAAACTTCTCGAGGAGTTTGGGGAAATCTATCTTGAGTACAGAAAAAGAACGCGTATGTTCATCTGA
- a CDS encoding MFS transporter — protein sequence MDKFKQRSLLSLFFVVLADMIGFGFIIPLLPYYAKQFGASDVLIGILGATYPLGQIFAAPLIGRLSDKFGRKKALLLSVGGTFASLLMLGFAKSLGMIFLSRLLDGLTGGNITVAQSYISDLTDEKSRARSLGLIGAAFGLGFIIGPAFGGYLSRFGFSVPAFVAAGIAFANLIMIAALLPESRPTDPKRVAFTEFEGSVSPHFSADTEP from the coding sequence ATGGACAAATTCAAGCAGAGAAGCCTACTTTCCCTGTTCTTTGTGGTCCTCGCCGACATGATCGGATTTGGATTCATCATCCCTTTATTGCCATACTACGCAAAACAGTTTGGGGCCTCCGATGTGTTGATCGGTATTCTCGGAGCAACGTATCCCCTTGGTCAAATTTTCGCCGCACCACTTATAGGTAGACTCTCCGACAAGTTCGGAAGAAAGAAGGCCCTCCTTTTGAGCGTTGGAGGGACGTTTGCTTCCCTTTTGATGCTCGGGTTTGCAAAATCATTAGGCATGATTTTTCTCTCAAGGTTACTTGATGGCCTAACCGGTGGGAACATCACGGTTGCGCAGTCTTACATCAGCGATCTTACCGACGAGAAAAGTAGAGCACGAAGCCTTGGTTTAATCGGTGCTGCATTTGGATTAGGATTTATAATCGGGCCTGCTTTTGGAGGATACTTGAGTCGCTTCGGTTTTTCCGTCCCAGCCTTTGTTGCAGCAGGAATTGCGTTTGCCAACTTGATAATGATTGCAGCGTTGCTCCCAGAATCCAGACCTACCGACCCAAAAAGAGTAGCTTTTACAGAATTTGAAGGATCTGTATCCCCGCACTTCAGTGCGGATACAGAGCCTTGA
- a CDS encoding MFS transporter codes for MGQTSVQNLLFVELFYSLAFTIFESGFALFSMRKLSLNVTNTSFILTYVGILVAFTQGFLIRPVSKRFSETNILKLALPSELVLLSIYSFSSQLSILLLILSPLSIVSALSSVSIASMVSKSVPREKVGGTLGIFNSVDGLTRIVSPILSGLIIQNLGPSFKGPIEGAFLFVSLLMFFRYFSQ; via the coding sequence ATAGGTCAGACCTCGGTACAAAACTTACTCTTCGTTGAACTGTTCTACTCGCTCGCTTTCACCATATTTGAATCTGGATTTGCTCTTTTTTCCATGCGTAAGTTAAGCTTAAATGTAACGAATACGAGCTTTATCCTCACGTATGTGGGCATCCTGGTGGCATTTACCCAAGGGTTTTTAATTCGTCCTGTAAGTAAGCGATTCAGCGAAACTAATATACTCAAGCTCGCACTTCCCTCAGAACTTGTGCTTTTGTCAATCTATTCTTTCTCGTCGCAGTTATCCATACTCCTTCTCATACTAAGTCCTCTTTCAATAGTTTCTGCACTTTCCAGTGTTTCAATAGCGTCAATGGTATCCAAGTCTGTTCCAAGAGAAAAGGTAGGGGGAACGCTCGGAATATTCAACTCTGTGGACGGTTTAACACGAATTGTGAGTCCTATCTTGAGTGGCTTGATTATACAAAACCTTGGTCCATCGTTCAAAGGCCCTATAGAGGGGGCTTTCTTATTTGTTAGTTTACTTATGTTCTTTAGGTACTTTTCACAATAG
- a CDS encoding RNA-guided endonuclease InsQ/TnpB family protein — MPEFVTKCFVLDLSRKTDKKLAIIFGHLTYSASKLWNVANYEIEKNGVSIYELEHKLKDNFFARNLHSQSAQAVLQKLQVAWKNTFDKHTKRPRYQPKDGHFPVTWKENGFKVVGCKLRLSLSKQTKEYLKSAHGIESEYVWIELPRTLSLDSVKIQQVELVPYQAFGHISYSLRIIYREPIQDSKDRPQLNEHKVLAIDLGVSNFATCTDGTRSFIVDGRVLLSKLRLINKRTAKLKSVLDRQKLKTSKRLHRLYRYKQNYINDFVHKASRKIVKYCIENGIGIIVVGKLNHGITNIDIGSQNNQKLHQMPYGKFLQKLKYKAKAYGIQVVQIDEAYTSQTCSRCGTVDKANRKHRGLYVCSSCGTVLNADVNGALNILKKVSPSSVEGVGALASPVRLRLVS, encoded by the coding sequence ATGCCAGAATTTGTAACTAAGTGCTTTGTCTTAGACCTATCAAGAAAAACAGATAAGAAACTTGCTATAATTTTCGGACACCTGACATATTCAGCATCCAAACTGTGGAATGTTGCTAATTACGAAATAGAGAAGAACGGTGTGTCTATCTATGAACTTGAGCATAAGCTCAAAGATAACTTCTTTGCTCGTAACTTGCATTCTCAGAGTGCTCAAGCTGTCCTCCAGAAGCTTCAAGTTGCCTGGAAGAATACGTTCGATAAGCATACCAAACGTCCACGCTACCAACCCAAGGACGGACATTTCCCAGTAACTTGGAAAGAGAACGGTTTCAAAGTCGTTGGTTGCAAGCTCAGGTTGTCTCTCTCAAAGCAAACCAAGGAATACCTCAAATCAGCCCACGGAATCGAGTCCGAGTACGTATGGATAGAGTTGCCAAGAACTCTATCGCTCGATTCCGTGAAGATTCAGCAAGTTGAACTTGTTCCGTATCAAGCCTTTGGGCACATTTCCTATTCGCTCAGGATAATCTACAGAGAACCTATCCAAGACTCCAAAGACCGGCCACAGCTGAATGAACACAAGGTTTTGGCTATTGACCTCGGTGTCAGTAACTTTGCTACATGTACCGATGGAACCAGAAGTTTTATTGTTGATGGTAGAGTGCTTTTATCTAAGCTAAGACTCATAAACAAGAGAACGGCTAAGCTAAAGTCCGTGCTCGACAGACAAAAACTCAAGACATCGAAGCGACTACACAGACTTTATCGATACAAGCAAAACTATATCAACGATTTTGTGCACAAAGCATCAAGGAAGATAGTCAAGTATTGCATCGAGAATGGTATTGGAATAATAGTCGTTGGCAAACTTAACCATGGGATAACTAACATCGATATCGGAAGCCAAAACAACCAAAAGCTCCACCAGATGCCGTATGGTAAATTCTTGCAAAAGCTGAAGTACAAAGCTAAAGCCTACGGCATTCAAGTTGTCCAAATCGATGAAGCGTACACTTCGCAAACGTGTTCGCGCTGTGGAACGGTAGACAAAGCGAACAGAAAACACCGAGGTCTGTACGTTTGCTCGAGCTGTGGTACTGTTCTAAACGCCGACGTAAACGGTGCTTTGAACATACTCAAGAAGGTATCTCCGAGCTCGGTAGAGGGAGTAGGGGCCTTGGCCAGCCCGGTGCGGTTAAGGTTAGTAAGCTAA
- a CDS encoding UvrD-helicase domain-containing protein, whose product MIGEMKSPAEIVRENPNCNYFISASAGTGKTYTLTSYYLGILEYWEKFNKPDIVDNILAVTFTNKAANEMKNRIMAEVRKKMDSNDYWKRVYSNMSRAVISTIDSLCRRILVEQNVLAGVDPNFTIISELKQMKIIDNVAKYAMEVAFQVYEGVDVRFSPLLPIERRSRLEKYVDDLKQNKEAILNFFEKVGDIDKVRNYISNVVKSWRLELNNSKVSERLLNVLRDAGESLKVFRTMCLIASELYEAETLDNFEYDFKGVLEKVISILQNPDVRKHYQERFKYIIVDEFQDTNDLQKSIFDLLHTDENYVFYVGDRKQSIYRFRGADVSVFVRTMSEFENRQKKQPDKYKILSLQTNFRSHRKLVDFFNHVSEHAIFKREIHTGQSSESEKVYYHEVFRLRYPELYDKMHFLEEDISTSNNQGADEELIPKFEFAGAENSHRVVFINVLETIEGSDYTEALLVAKAIDELVGKEMTFFEKEGGILKPITRKITYKDIAILSYKLSGVEEIYREVFAKFGIPLYVVKGRGFYRRPEIRAVVSALNVIQNPNNNYNFVEFFFTPFVEDVNPSQSFDKFKVFHRIVMKAKELKEKIGTYSLFQAAKELSAEDSLPKYVSKMIELIQKYDELKYLLRPAEVLKNFIKDSEYLRKLAKFDSAEQRLKNVKKLLDQSTEFNRQANSFLELTRLLEKISDLKETEASEVSEENDVVRMMTVHASKGLEFNIVFLVGNNYSERDEENVMFPLDDGGNGRYIYIKKFLEKFVDKIDIRGEDFKELLKELEAEIFFDETELLRKMYVAVTRAKEMLVVLKTTDRGKNSDGLTANRVFERAPLGEFGIAVTLNSELLQKIKTEFEGRTEKTTKVGSVLDEELIKKQIEDYSTIAYKRYVSPTLLYNIVDEKADIERIDQISEDFAEAGVLMTETQSYALDPSATISSKFERLIEVSPELLEGKRVHRKLMSVNKYSQLEYLVETKQVPEAILSAKVLKELFSCDKVLSEWRLAKHVQYDGRRYVLFGVPDKVFFKNGKIYVVDFKSSYLKEGSLELEKYRFQLQFYMHLLKDFGQVECGYIISTQTGWVVRVEKPEDDFEEEIFKRIRLFETSEVSNIW is encoded by the coding sequence ATGATTGGAGAAATGAAATCACCAGCAGAAATCGTCCGGGAAAATCCAAACTGTAATTATTTTATCTCAGCCTCAGCTGGGACTGGGAAGACTTACACACTCACAAGCTACTATTTAGGTATCCTCGAATATTGGGAGAAATTCAACAAACCGGATATTGTGGATAACATATTGGCCGTTACGTTCACTAACAAAGCGGCCAACGAGATGAAGAATAGGATAATGGCAGAAGTTCGCAAAAAGATGGACTCGAACGACTATTGGAAGCGTGTCTACTCGAACATGTCGCGCGCGGTGATTTCAACCATAGACAGCCTGTGCCGAAGGATACTGGTCGAGCAAAACGTGCTTGCGGGTGTGGATCCGAATTTCACCATAATCAGCGAGCTAAAGCAAATGAAGATCATAGACAATGTGGCCAAGTACGCGATGGAAGTAGCGTTTCAAGTCTATGAGGGTGTTGATGTGAGGTTCAGCCCCTTACTTCCGATCGAAAGGAGAAGCAGGTTGGAAAAGTACGTTGACGATCTAAAGCAGAACAAGGAGGCTATTTTGAACTTTTTTGAAAAAGTTGGAGATATCGATAAGGTGAGAAACTACATATCGAATGTCGTTAAAAGTTGGCGGCTGGAGTTGAACAACTCTAAGGTCAGTGAAAGGTTACTCAACGTACTCAGGGATGCTGGGGAATCGTTGAAGGTATTTCGAACAATGTGTCTGATAGCTTCCGAATTGTACGAAGCCGAAACGCTTGATAATTTTGAGTACGACTTTAAAGGCGTGCTTGAAAAGGTGATAAGTATTCTACAGAATCCAGATGTCCGAAAGCATTATCAGGAGAGATTTAAGTATATTATAGTCGACGAGTTTCAAGATACGAACGATCTTCAAAAATCTATTTTCGATCTGCTTCACACGGATGAAAATTACGTCTTCTACGTGGGGGACCGAAAGCAGTCGATTTACAGGTTCCGCGGGGCGGATGTATCGGTGTTCGTAAGGACGATGAGTGAATTTGAGAATAGGCAGAAAAAGCAACCTGACAAGTACAAAATTCTATCACTGCAAACTAATTTCCGCTCGCACAGGAAACTTGTTGATTTCTTTAACCACGTTTCAGAGCATGCCATTTTCAAGCGCGAGATACACACGGGTCAAAGTTCAGAATCAGAAAAAGTCTACTACCACGAGGTTTTCAGGTTAAGATACCCTGAACTCTACGATAAGATGCACTTTCTTGAGGAAGACATCTCAACTTCAAACAATCAAGGAGCTGATGAGGAGTTAATTCCCAAGTTCGAGTTTGCTGGTGCTGAAAATTCGCACAGGGTTGTTTTTATTAACGTTCTTGAAACGATAGAGGGCAGTGATTATACGGAGGCTTTGTTGGTTGCAAAAGCTATCGACGAGCTTGTTGGTAAGGAGATGACTTTTTTCGAAAAAGAAGGAGGAATCTTGAAGCCCATTACCAGGAAAATAACCTACAAAGACATTGCGATATTATCCTACAAGCTTAGCGGCGTGGAAGAAATATACAGAGAGGTATTCGCAAAATTTGGCATTCCTCTTTACGTTGTAAAAGGTCGAGGTTTTTACAGACGTCCGGAGATTCGTGCCGTAGTTAGTGCACTTAACGTCATTCAAAACCCAAACAATAACTATAACTTCGTGGAGTTCTTCTTTACTCCATTTGTGGAAGACGTTAACCCAAGTCAATCGTTCGATAAATTTAAAGTATTCCATCGCATCGTCATGAAGGCTAAAGAATTGAAGGAAAAAATTGGTACTTACTCACTTTTCCAGGCCGCAAAGGAACTTTCAGCCGAGGATTCCCTGCCAAAGTACGTTTCTAAGATGATCGAGTTGATCCAGAAGTACGATGAGTTGAAGTATTTACTAAGACCGGCTGAAGTGTTGAAGAACTTCATCAAGGACAGCGAGTACCTGCGAAAACTTGCGAAATTCGACAGCGCTGAGCAAAGGTTGAAGAATGTAAAGAAGTTACTTGATCAGTCCACAGAGTTCAATCGTCAGGCAAATTCCTTCCTTGAACTGACTCGTCTACTTGAGAAAATCTCCGATTTAAAGGAAACCGAGGCATCGGAGGTTTCCGAAGAAAACGATGTTGTGAGGATGATGACCGTTCACGCTTCAAAGGGACTGGAATTCAACATCGTTTTTCTTGTCGGAAACAATTATTCTGAGCGTGATGAGGAAAACGTTATGTTCCCACTCGATGATGGAGGAAATGGCAGGTACATCTACATTAAAAAGTTCCTGGAAAAATTTGTAGACAAAATAGACATCCGTGGAGAGGATTTCAAGGAGCTACTTAAAGAACTTGAAGCCGAAATATTCTTTGACGAAACCGAACTGCTTAGAAAAATGTACGTTGCTGTAACACGTGCCAAGGAAATGTTGGTCGTACTAAAAACAACCGACAGAGGTAAAAACTCGGATGGGTTGACTGCAAATAGAGTTTTTGAAAGAGCTCCTTTGGGAGAATTCGGAATTGCTGTCACGTTAAACTCGGAACTGCTCCAGAAGATTAAAACAGAGTTCGAGGGAAGGACGGAAAAAACTACCAAAGTGGGTAGCGTTTTGGATGAAGAGCTCATAAAGAAACAAATCGAAGATTATTCTACTATCGCTTACAAGCGCTACGTGTCCCCAACGTTACTTTATAACATCGTTGATGAAAAGGCTGACATAGAGCGTATCGATCAAATTTCAGAAGACTTTGCGGAAGCTGGTGTGTTAATGACGGAAACACAAAGTTATGCATTGGATCCTTCTGCGACTATTTCCAGTAAGTTTGAACGATTGATCGAGGTCTCCCCGGAACTGTTAGAAGGTAAGCGGGTTCATAGGAAATTGATGAGTGTCAACAAGTACAGCCAACTGGAGTACCTGGTCGAAACAAAGCAAGTACCTGAGGCGATACTGAGTGCAAAAGTACTCAAGGAGCTATTTAGTTGTGATAAGGTCCTTTCCGAGTGGCGTCTTGCAAAGCATGTTCAATACGACGGAAGAAGATACGTACTGTTCGGAGTACCGGATAAAGTGTTCTTCAAAAACGGAAAGATATACGTCGTAGACTTCAAGTCATCGTACTTAAAAGAAGGTTCTCTGGAACTTGAGAAATACAGATTCCAGCTCCAATTCTATATGCACCTTCTAAAAGATTTTGGCCAGGTAGAATGTGGCTACATAATTAGCACTCAAACCGGTTGGGTTGTGCGTGTTGAAAAACCTGAAGATGATTTTGAAGAGGAAATATTCAAGAGAATAAGACTTTTTGAAACATCCGAGGTGAGCAATATATGGTGA